TATAGGGCACACCATATTGATTGCCCGGGTCCACCGCCGCGAGTTTTTCCAGCAGGTCCGGGTCGAGGTTGGCATAACCCTTCAGGCCATCGTGAGGAATGGCTTTCAATGCGCCAGCCGCCAGGCCACGGGCCAGCACGCTGGAGGATGGCACCACCACGTCGTAGCCACTGCCGCCAGTCAGCAGCTTGGTTTCCAGCACCTCCGGTGCATCGAAGGTGTCGTAGCGCACATGAATGCCGGTTTCCTTCTCGAAACGTTGCAGGGTTTCGGGGGCGACGTAATCGGCCCAACTGTAGAGATTGACGACTTGTTCTTCGGCCTGAGCCGCGGCGGCCACAGCGAGAACTAATGCAGGAACACACAACTTGAGCACGGAAGCCATGGCAACCACCTGACCTGAGAGAGTGGTTGCAGCATGCGTTGTCCGATACATTGCTGAAATATCAAGTTTATTAACCTGACATTACCCAGGAGTAATGTGAATGCTCGGCCAATTTCACGATCTGGACCTGCAACTGCTGCGCCTGTTCGTCAGCGTGGTGGAGTGCGGCGGCTTCAGTGCGGCACAGGGAGAACTGGGCTTGAGCCAGTCGAGCATCAGCCAGCAAATGGCCAAGCTGGAAACCCGTCTCGGCTATCGCTTGTGCAGCCGTGGCAAGGGCGGATTCAGGATCACACCCAAGGGTGAGCAGTTGCTGGTCGCTACCCGTGGGTTGTTCGAATCCATCGAAGCGTTTCGGCATCAGTCCAACGGGGTGGCCGGTCGGTTGATCGGCGAAGTGCGACTGGGGCTGTCCGAAGCGCTGGATCAATCGGTACTGCAACGGGTGGCCCTGGCGATCAGGCGTTTTCGCGAGCGCGATGAATCGGTGCGCATCGAGTTGATGAGCGCCATGCCCGGCGATATGGAACGCCTGCTGCTGCAACAGCGGCTGGACCTGGCCATCGGCTACTTCTCGCAGATACAGGGCGCATTCAATTACCGCGAACTGTTCATCGAAACCCAGCACCTGTACTGCGCCGCCGGCCACCCGCTGTTCGACAATGACGCGCCGGATGACCAGGCCCTGCAAGCCTGCGACCGGGTCGATCACCCTTATCGCTTCCTGCGCAGCGACGAGCCCTTTCAGAGCAAGATCTGTTCGGCGCGGGCAGAACAGGTCGAGGGCACCCTCGCCTTCATCCTGTCCGGCAGGCATATCGGCTACCTGCCCGAGCACTTTGCCCGGGGCTGGGTGGACAAGGGGTTGCTGCGAGTGGTGCAGCGCGAAGGCATGAGTTTCGAGGTGGCGTTTCACTTGGCCCGCCATCGGGCGCAGGTGCCGGGGGATGCGCAGATGGCCTTTGAAGAGGATTTGCTGGCGGCGTTTGCCTGAAGCCTGCAACACCCTCTGTAGGAGCGAGCCTGCTCGCGATAGCGGTTCAGCAGTCAACAGAGATGCTGCCTGTGACGCCGCCATCGCGAGCAGGCTCGCTCCTACAGTGAATGTGCACGGTCTAGAGCCATTGCTCGCCACAAAATGGTCTTTCTGGCATCCTGCGCCTCCTTTTTCTGACCCGGCCCCGCCACCCGGCACGCGAACCTCATGACCTCCCCTGAAAAACACCTGCGCCACAACGACCTGATCTACGGTCTGGAAGACCGCCCGCACCTGACCGCCACCGTGTTTGCCGCCCTGCAGCACGTTCTGGCCAGTTTCGTCGGGATCATCACGCCCACCCTGATCATGGGCAGCGCCCTGGGTCTGCAAAGCGAAATTCCCTACCTGATCAGCATGGCCCTGTTCGTCTCGGGCCTGGGCACCTTCGTTCAGGCGCGGCGGTTCGGGCCGGTCGGTTCGGGCCTGCTGTGCCTGCAAGGCACCAGTTTCTCGTTCATCAGCGTGATCCTCAGCGCCGGCTTCATGGTCAAGGCCCGGGGTGGCGGTACCGATGAAATCCTCTCGACCATCTTCGGCGTGTGCTTCTTTGCCGCGTTTATCGAGGTGGTATTGAGCCAGTTCATCGGCAAGCTGCGGATGCTGATCACCCCGGTGGTGACCGGCACCATCATCACGCTCATGGGCCTGTCGCTGATCAAGGTCGCCATGACCGACATCGCCGGCGGCTTCGGCGCCACCGATCTCGGTGCCGCCAGCCATTTGGGCCTGGCCGCGCTGGTGCTCGGCACCATCGTCGTGCTGAACCGGGTCGACGTGCCGTTCCTGCGCCTTGGGGCAATTGTCATCGGCCTGACCCTGGGTTATGTCGTCGCCTGGCTGCTGGGGCACGTCGATTTCGCCAGCCTGCCGGCCGTACCGCTGATGAGCGTGCCGGTGCCGTTCAAATACGGTTTCTCGTTCGATTGGGTAGCGTTCGTTCCGGTGGCGGTGATTTTCCTCGTGTCGCCACTGGAGGCGGCTGGTGATCTGACAGCCAACTCAATGATTTCCCGGCAACCGGTCAAGGGGCCGGTCTACATCCGCCGCATCAAGTCCGGACTGCTGGCCGACGGCCTCAACTCGGCGATGGCGGCAGTGTTCAACAGCATGCCGATGGTGACCTTCGCCCAGAACAACGGGGTGATTCAACTGACCGGCGTCGCCAGCCGCTATGTAGCGTTTTTCATTGCCGGGCTGCTGGTGCTGCTGGGGCTGTTCCCGATGATCGGCGCCGTGCTGCAACTGATGCCCAAGCCGGTGCTCGGCGGTGCGGAACTGGTGATGTTCGGCACCGTGGCCGTGGCCGGCATCAAGATCCTCGCCGAAGCTGGCCTGCACCGACGCAACATGCTGATCGTGGCGATCTCCATCGGCATGGGCCTGGGTGTGGCGGCGGTGCCGGAAGTCTTGCGTGAACTGCCCAAGGCGCTGCACAACATTTTCGAATCGCCGATCACCGTCGGCGCGCTGTGCGCTATCGTTCTTAATATCTTTCTGCCCGAAGAGTTCATCGAGCTGGAAGAAGACGACTTCGATCCGGAAGCCTCGATTCTTAAGGTCATGGAAAATCCGGATGTCCAAGCCAAGGGTGAACCCGCCACACCGTCCGGTGTCGCAGCAGTGAACCGCTAGAGCGTGCTCAAGGGCCGAGCCGCTGGCGGTTCGGCCCTTTTACTGACGAGAGCATCTACATGCGCAGCCTCCACACGGTTATCCTTTCCTCGCTGTTGCTCGCCCTGAGCGCCTGCGTCACCTACCCCTACAACGACCCGCTCAACGTCAATGTGGTCGGCATCCAGTCGATGCCCAGCCAGGACATGGAAGTACGGTTTGCCGTGAAAATTCGCGTGCAGAACCCCAATGGCACCAACATCAACTACAACGGTGTGGCGCTGAACCTGGATATCAATGGCCAGCCTTTCGCCTCCGGTGTCAGCAACGAATCAGGAAGCGTGGGCCGATACTCCGAAGCGGTGCTGACCGTGCCCGTGAGCGTGTCGGCGTTTTCGGCATTGCGCCAAACCTACGGCTTCACGCAGATGCAGAACCAGCACAACATGCCCTACATACTGACCGGCAAACTGGGTTCAGGCTTGTTTGCCACCCGCTTCACCGACAGCGGCCAGGTCAGCCTGCCGGGGCCGATGACCGGGAGCCGCTAAACCACCACAAGGAGCTTTGAAGCACATGGATGCGACACCCATTCTCTATACAGAGCGCTTGATCCTGCGCCCGCTTGAGCTGGCCGATGCCCGGGCCATCCAGCAACAATTCCCGCACTGGGAGGTCGTGCGCTACCTCAATGCGCTGGTGCCCTGGCCCTATCCCGCCGACGGTGCACTGATTTACCTGCGCGACAACGCGCTACCAGCGATAGCCCGTGGTGAGGAATGG
This genomic interval from Pseudomonas putida contains the following:
- a CDS encoding LysR family transcriptional regulator, whose protein sequence is MLGQFHDLDLQLLRLFVSVVECGGFSAAQGELGLSQSSISQQMAKLETRLGYRLCSRGKGGFRITPKGEQLLVATRGLFESIEAFRHQSNGVAGRLIGEVRLGLSEALDQSVLQRVALAIRRFRERDESVRIELMSAMPGDMERLLLQQRLDLAIGYFSQIQGAFNYRELFIETQHLYCAAGHPLFDNDAPDDQALQACDRVDHPYRFLRSDEPFQSKICSARAEQVEGTLAFILSGRHIGYLPEHFARGWVDKGLLRVVQREGMSFEVAFHLARHRAQVPGDAQMAFEEDLLAAFA
- a CDS encoding nucleobase:cation symporter-2 family protein — protein: MTSPEKHLRHNDLIYGLEDRPHLTATVFAALQHVLASFVGIITPTLIMGSALGLQSEIPYLISMALFVSGLGTFVQARRFGPVGSGLLCLQGTSFSFISVILSAGFMVKARGGGTDEILSTIFGVCFFAAFIEVVLSQFIGKLRMLITPVVTGTIITLMGLSLIKVAMTDIAGGFGATDLGAASHLGLAALVLGTIVVLNRVDVPFLRLGAIVIGLTLGYVVAWLLGHVDFASLPAVPLMSVPVPFKYGFSFDWVAFVPVAVIFLVSPLEAAGDLTANSMISRQPVKGPVYIRRIKSGLLADGLNSAMAAVFNSMPMVTFAQNNGVIQLTGVASRYVAFFIAGLLVLLGLFPMIGAVLQLMPKPVLGGAELVMFGTVAVAGIKILAEAGLHRRNMLIVAISIGMGLGVAAVPEVLRELPKALHNIFESPITVGALCAIVLNIFLPEEFIELEEDDFDPEASILKVMENPDVQAKGEPATPSGVAAVNR
- a CDS encoding LEA type 2 family protein, which translates into the protein MRSLHTVILSSLLLALSACVTYPYNDPLNVNVVGIQSMPSQDMEVRFAVKIRVQNPNGTNINYNGVALNLDINGQPFASGVSNESGSVGRYSEAVLTVPVSVSAFSALRQTYGFTQMQNQHNMPYILTGKLGSGLFATRFTDSGQVSLPGPMTGSR